In Zingiber officinale cultivar Zhangliang chromosome 11B, Zo_v1.1, whole genome shotgun sequence, a single window of DNA contains:
- the LOC122034561 gene encoding heme oxygenase 1, chloroplastic-like: MVVTATTAEMPKKRQASRDRSFVDEMRTVAMRLHTKDQAKEGKKESKSPPVAKWEPSIEGYLRFLVDSKIVYDTLETIIQKAAYPLYAEFRSTGLERSEKLAKDLKWFKDQGHTIPEPSSPGVSYSQYLEELSQKDPQAFICHFYNIYFAHSAGGRMIGKKVLNFSLNVIFQIVTS; this comes from the exons ATGGTCGTCACGGCGACCACCGCAGAGATGCCAAAGAAGCGGCAGGCCTCCCGGGACCGCTCGTTCGTTGACGAGATGAGGACCGTTGCTATGAGGCTGCACACCAAGGATCAGGCGAAGGAAGGCAAGAAGGAGTCTAAATCGCCGCCCGTAGCTAAGTGGGAACCGTCCATCGAGGGCTACCTCCGTTTTCTAGTCGACAGCAAGATCGTTTATGATACCCTCGAAACGATCATCCAGAAGGCCGCCTATCCCTTGT ATGCTGAGTTCAGGAGTACTGGCTTGGAAAGGTCTGAAAAATTAGCTAAAGATCTAAAATGGTTCAAGGACCAAGGGCATACCATTCCCGAGCCTTCTTCTCCTGGTGTTTCTTATTCCCAGTATCTCGAGGAGCTATCTCAAAAGGATCCTCAAGCTTTCATCTGCCACTTTTACAATATATACTTTGCTCATAGTGCTGGTGGGCGAATGATTGGCAAAAAGGTACTTAATTTTTCTCTAAATGTCATTTTCCAGATTGTGACCTCCTGA